In Luteibacter mycovicinus, a genomic segment contains:
- a CDS encoding NAD-dependent epimerase/dehydratase family protein: MTPRTDLQPLRVLVTGHAGFTGRYVTAALTQAGHEVVALTETPDQLSSSPVDLLDRAGVEKTVALARPDAVIHLAAIAFVAHGDVDAIYRTNVVGTRHLLEALASLPERPRSVLLASSANVYGNNPVELLDESVEPAPANDYAVSKLAMEYMAKLWTNRLPIVLARPFNYTGVGQSENFLLPKIVDHFRRGERLIELGNIDVARDFQDVRFVADAYVRLLSADAAGGTVNLCSGVSVSLLEVIDMMQELAGYEIEIKVNPAFVRGNEVARLTGDNRLLRQLIGPLDVIPLRSTLAWMLHDGRAPA; the protein is encoded by the coding sequence GTGACGCCTCGTACTGACCTCCAGCCGCTCCGGGTACTGGTCACCGGTCATGCCGGCTTTACCGGGCGCTACGTAACGGCGGCCCTGACCCAGGCGGGGCATGAAGTCGTGGCCCTGACTGAGACGCCGGACCAGCTTTCATCGTCACCTGTCGATCTGCTGGATCGTGCCGGTGTCGAGAAGACCGTTGCACTCGCTCGCCCGGACGCGGTGATTCACCTGGCGGCGATCGCCTTCGTCGCGCACGGTGATGTCGATGCGATCTATCGCACGAACGTGGTCGGTACGCGTCATCTGCTTGAGGCGTTGGCGTCCTTACCGGAACGCCCTCGCTCGGTTCTGCTGGCCAGTAGTGCGAATGTGTATGGCAACAATCCGGTCGAGTTGCTCGACGAATCCGTAGAGCCTGCGCCGGCCAATGACTATGCGGTCAGCAAGCTCGCTATGGAATACATGGCGAAACTCTGGACGAACCGACTGCCTATCGTCCTGGCGCGACCATTCAATTACACGGGTGTGGGCCAGTCGGAAAATTTCCTCCTTCCCAAAATCGTCGATCACTTCCGGCGCGGTGAGCGACTGATCGAGCTAGGCAATATCGACGTCGCGCGCGATTTCCAGGACGTCCGCTTCGTCGCCGATGCGTACGTTCGCCTGCTCTCTGCTGACGCGGCGGGCGGGACAGTGAACCTGTGTTCCGGCGTATCGGTCTCCCTGCTGGAGGTGATCGACATGATGCAGGAACTGGCAGGGTACGAGATCGAGATCAAGGTCAATCCCGCCTTCGTCCGCGGGAACGAAGTGGCGCGGCTGACGGGTGACAATCGCCTATTGCGCCAGCTTATCGGTCCGTTGGACGTCATCCCCTTGCGCTCGACGTTGGCGTGGATGCTCCACGACGGTCGCGCCCCCGCCTAA
- a CDS encoding phosphomannomutase/phosphoglucomutase, giving the protein MGLDPSRTCPMKCFKAYDIRGRVPDELNEDVAYRVGRAFARTVGPGQVVVGYDIRLDSPTLAAAVVRGLNDEGRDAIDIGLCGTEEVYFQTFHRNVAGGIMVTASHNPIDYNGMKLVREGARPISGDTGLRDIERMVEENTFGEGATSRGAVDHDHDKSAYIAHLLGYIDVAALAPLKIVVNAGNGGAGGIIDLLDAHLPFEFIRVNHEPDGTFPNGIPNPLLPENRDATAHAVVTHGADFGIAWDGDFDRCFLFDARGTFIEGYYVVGLLAAQLLEKHPGAKIIHDPRLTWNTIDMVTQAGGVPIESKTGHAFIKERMRAEDAIYGGEMSAHHYFREFAYCDSGMIPWLLVAERVSRSGVSLAQMLAKRMAAYPCSGEVNFVVANAAETVARVMAFYDDMQPAIDRVDGISADFGDWRFNLRSSNTEPLLRLNVEARGDAALMRSRTAEISSLIGQ; this is encoded by the coding sequence ATGGGGCTCGATCCTTCCCGGACATGCCCCATGAAGTGCTTCAAAGCCTACGACATTCGCGGTCGGGTTCCCGACGAGCTGAATGAGGACGTCGCCTACCGGGTTGGCCGCGCGTTCGCCCGGACCGTGGGCCCCGGACAGGTTGTGGTCGGTTACGACATCCGGCTGGACAGCCCGACGCTTGCCGCCGCCGTTGTTCGTGGCCTGAACGACGAGGGGCGCGACGCGATCGATATCGGCTTGTGTGGCACGGAAGAGGTCTACTTCCAGACCTTTCATCGCAACGTCGCCGGCGGGATCATGGTGACGGCGAGCCATAATCCGATCGACTACAACGGGATGAAGCTGGTTCGCGAGGGTGCTCGTCCCATCAGCGGAGATACTGGCCTGCGCGATATCGAGCGGATGGTCGAGGAAAATACTTTCGGCGAGGGTGCGACATCTCGCGGTGCCGTGGATCATGACCACGATAAGTCCGCATACATCGCTCATTTGCTCGGCTATATCGACGTGGCGGCTTTGGCGCCGTTGAAGATCGTCGTAAATGCCGGGAATGGCGGAGCGGGAGGCATCATCGACTTGCTCGATGCGCACCTGCCTTTTGAGTTCATCCGGGTGAACCACGAACCGGACGGCACCTTCCCGAACGGTATTCCCAATCCTCTGCTTCCGGAGAATCGTGATGCGACGGCGCACGCGGTGGTGACTCACGGAGCGGATTTCGGTATCGCATGGGACGGCGACTTCGATCGGTGCTTCCTGTTCGATGCCCGCGGCACCTTCATAGAGGGCTATTACGTCGTCGGCCTGCTCGCCGCACAGCTTCTGGAGAAGCATCCCGGAGCAAAGATCATCCACGATCCCCGCTTGACCTGGAACACCATCGACATGGTGACGCAAGCGGGGGGCGTACCGATCGAGAGCAAGACGGGCCATGCCTTCATCAAGGAGCGTATGCGCGCCGAGGATGCAATCTACGGCGGTGAGATGAGTGCCCATCACTATTTTCGCGAGTTCGCCTATTGCGACTCGGGGATGATTCCGTGGTTGCTCGTCGCGGAGCGGGTGTCCCGGAGTGGCGTGAGTCTCGCCCAGATGTTGGCAAAACGCATGGCGGCCTATCCCTGCAGCGGCGAGGTCAACTTTGTTGTCGCGAATGCCGCCGAGACGGTCGCGCGGGTCATGGCGTTTTATGACGACATGCAGCCGGCCATCGATCGCGTGGATGGCATCAGCGCCGACTTTGGCGACTGGCGGTTCAATCTGCGGTCGTCGAATACCGAGCCGTTGCTCCGTCTGAACGTGGAGGCGCGTGGCGACGCTGCACTTATGCGGTCGCGCACCGCGGAAATTTCGTCGTTGATCGGGCAATGA
- a CDS encoding mannose-1-phosphate guanylyltransferase/mannose-6-phosphate isomerase, with protein MLIPLILSGGSGTRLWPISRRNLPKQFLSLAGKETLFQQTLLRAAALPDAAAPIVVASDEQRFLAAEQLQELHIVDANILLEPVARNTAPAIAVGALQAIERDADALILVLPADHLIGDTDAFTNSVARARSLAEQGWLVTFGIRPDRAETGFGYIRRGDGLEGDTFRVAEFVEKPKLEVAEGYLASGEYDWNSGMFLFQASRYLDELQQHAPAMLDAAKAAFARANTDLDFIRLDTEAFAAAPSDSIDYAVMEKTARAAVVPVGCGWSDIGSWDALWMAAEKDADGNHFEGDVIALDTKGSLIRSHDRHLVATIGLEDVVVVTTPDATLVARRDASQDVKKIVEQLKAAGRSEHDLHRVVRRPWGSYDSLESGDRFQVKRIVVKPGAALSLQMHHHRAEHWIVVKGVAEVTCDDKVFLLAENQSTYLPLGSRHRLRNPGKVPVELIEVQSGAYLGEDDIVRFDDVYGRA; from the coding sequence ATGTTGATTCCTCTTATCCTCAGCGGTGGTAGCGGCACGCGCCTGTGGCCGATCTCGCGCCGTAACCTGCCCAAGCAGTTCTTATCGCTGGCAGGCAAGGAAACGCTGTTTCAACAGACACTCCTGCGTGCGGCTGCGCTCCCGGATGCGGCCGCCCCGATTGTGGTCGCCAGCGACGAGCAGCGTTTCCTCGCCGCGGAGCAGCTGCAGGAACTGCACATCGTCGATGCAAACATCCTGCTCGAGCCCGTGGCCCGCAACACGGCGCCCGCGATCGCGGTCGGCGCCCTCCAGGCCATCGAACGCGATGCGGACGCTCTTATCCTGGTCCTGCCCGCCGACCATCTGATCGGTGACACCGACGCCTTCACGAATTCGGTGGCCCGTGCCCGGTCTCTTGCCGAACAGGGCTGGCTGGTAACCTTCGGGATCCGGCCGGACCGCGCGGAAACCGGCTTCGGCTACATCCGTCGTGGCGACGGACTCGAAGGCGATACCTTCCGCGTCGCCGAGTTCGTCGAGAAGCCAAAGCTCGAAGTGGCCGAGGGCTATCTGGCCAGCGGAGAATACGACTGGAACTCGGGCATGTTCCTGTTTCAGGCGTCGCGCTATCTCGACGAGTTGCAACAGCATGCTCCCGCCATGCTCGACGCAGCGAAGGCCGCCTTCGCCAGGGCCAACACCGACCTCGACTTCATTCGCCTGGATACAGAGGCATTCGCCGCCGCCCCCAGCGATTCCATCGACTATGCCGTCATGGAAAAGACCGCACGAGCGGCCGTCGTGCCCGTCGGCTGTGGGTGGAGCGATATCGGCTCATGGGACGCATTGTGGATGGCCGCCGAGAAAGATGCCGACGGCAATCACTTCGAAGGCGACGTCATTGCGCTCGACACGAAGGGATCGCTCATTCGGTCGCATGATCGCCACCTGGTGGCGACGATCGGGCTCGAGGACGTCGTGGTCGTGACGACGCCGGATGCGACGCTCGTCGCGCGACGGGATGCTTCCCAGGACGTGAAGAAGATCGTCGAGCAACTGAAGGCTGCCGGCCGCAGCGAGCATGATCTTCACCGCGTGGTGCGTCGCCCCTGGGGAAGCTACGACTCACTGGAGTCGGGCGACCGTTTTCAGGTCAAACGCATTGTGGTCAAACCCGGTGCCGCGCTCAGCCTGCAGATGCACCACCACCGTGCCGAGCACTGGATCGTGGTCAAGGGCGTTGCGGAAGTAACTTGCGACGATAAGGTATTCCTGCTGGCGGAGAACCAGAGTACCTATCTGCCGCTGGGCAGCCGCCACCGTCTGCGCAACCCGGGCAAAGTGCCGGTTGAGTTGATCGAAGTACAGTCGGGCGCCTATCTGGGCGAAGACGATATCGTCAGGTTCGACGACGTTTACGGTCGCGCCTGA
- the rfbD gene encoding dTDP-4-dehydrorhamnose reductase: MKILLLGANGQLGQTFLSQGGLAKRGELAAASRDGVLTVAAARGVVGDLGDLSALEALLDAERPDIVVNTAAYTAVDKAESDEANATRVNGEALGVIGHWAARQGALVVHYSTDYVFPGDASTPYAPDATTSPQGAYGRSKLAGEEALRNSDAAHLILRTAWVYSAVGNNFLRTMLRLGADRDELRVVADQSGTPTTTTLIVEGTLAAIDRYLAASETGRRALTGTYHLTASGQTTWHGFADAIFEGAAARGLLAKRPTVHAIPSSEFPTPAKRPAYSVLANASFATTFGYPLADWRDGLNATLDQLSNQ; encoded by the coding sequence GTGAAGATCCTGTTGCTCGGCGCCAACGGCCAGCTTGGCCAGACCTTCCTGAGTCAGGGCGGCCTCGCGAAGCGCGGCGAGCTCGCGGCCGCCTCGCGTGACGGCGTACTGACCGTCGCCGCGGCTCGCGGTGTCGTGGGTGACCTGGGTGACCTCAGCGCACTCGAAGCTCTGCTCGATGCGGAACGCCCCGATATCGTCGTCAATACCGCCGCCTATACGGCAGTGGACAAAGCGGAGAGCGACGAAGCCAACGCGACGCGCGTCAACGGTGAAGCGCTCGGCGTCATCGGTCACTGGGCCGCCCGTCAGGGCGCTCTGGTTGTCCACTATTCGACCGATTACGTGTTCCCCGGCGACGCGTCGACACCTTACGCCCCGGACGCGACCACAAGTCCGCAGGGCGCCTATGGCCGGAGCAAGCTTGCGGGGGAAGAAGCGCTCCGTAACAGCGACGCGGCTCACCTCATCCTGCGCACGGCGTGGGTCTACTCGGCCGTGGGTAACAATTTCCTCCGCACCATGCTCCGACTTGGCGCGGACCGGGACGAACTGCGGGTTGTCGCCGACCAGAGCGGCACGCCGACGACGACCACGCTGATCGTCGAGGGCACGCTGGCCGCCATCGACCGGTATCTGGCGGCATCGGAGACCGGGCGCAGGGCGTTGACGGGCACGTACCACTTGACCGCGTCGGGCCAGACCACATGGCACGGGTTCGCCGACGCCATTTTCGAGGGCGCCGCTGCCAGGGGCCTGCTCGCCAAACGGCCGACCGTTCACGCGATCCCCAGTAGCGAGTTCCCGACGCCTGCCAAACGCCCGGCCTATTCGGTGCTGGCCAACGCCAGTTTCGCCACCACCTTCGGATATCCCCTGGCCGACTGGCGCGATGGGCTTAACGCGACGCTCGATCAGCTTTCGAACCAGTGA
- the rfbC gene encoding dTDP-4-dehydrorhamnose 3,5-epimerase, translating into MKFTETSLPGCIVIEPQVFGDSRGFFYESYNEAKYREAGIDRRFVQSNVSRSARGVLRGLHYQWPNPQGKLVSVLEGEVYDVAVDIRRGSPTFGKWAGVMLTAENHRHFWIPEGFAHGFCVVSEHATFSYQCTDLYNAQADGGVRWDDPAIGVDWPISEPLLSDKDRKAPLLADIAEDRLPEFRP; encoded by the coding sequence ATGAAGTTCACCGAAACCTCCCTGCCCGGCTGCATCGTGATCGAACCTCAGGTCTTCGGTGACAGCCGTGGGTTCTTCTACGAAAGCTATAACGAAGCGAAGTACCGCGAAGCCGGCATCGACCGCCGCTTCGTTCAGTCCAATGTGTCGCGGTCGGCCCGTGGCGTGCTTCGCGGGCTTCACTATCAGTGGCCGAATCCCCAGGGCAAGCTGGTCAGCGTGCTTGAGGGCGAAGTCTATGACGTGGCCGTCGACATCCGTCGCGGCTCGCCCACGTTCGGCAAGTGGGCCGGTGTCATGCTCACGGCGGAGAACCATCGTCACTTCTGGATCCCGGAGGGCTTCGCGCACGGCTTTTGCGTCGTTTCCGAGCACGCCACCTTCTCCTATCAGTGCACCGACCTTTATAACGCGCAAGCCGACGGCGGCGTCCGCTGGGACGATCCCGCCATTGGCGTGGACTGGCCGATCTCGGAGCCGCTCCTTTCCGACAAGGACAGGAAGGCGCCGTTGCTGGCGGATATCGCCGAGGACCGCCTGCCGGAGTTCCGGCCGTGA
- the rfbA gene encoding glucose-1-phosphate thymidylyltransferase RfbA gives MTTKGIILAGGSGTRLYPITKAVSKQLLPVYDKPMIYYPLATLMLAGIRDVLVINTPHEQELFQRLLGDGSQWGINITYAVQPSPDGLAQAFIIGKDFIGNDPSCLVLGDNIFYGVGLTERMKRAASRESGATVFGYFVKDPERYGVAEFDANGKVIGLEEKPVKPKSSYAVTGLYFYDNRAVDYAANLRPSPRGELEITDLNRCYLDDQSLHLEQLGRGYAWLDTGTHESLMEAGEYIQTIENRQGLKVCCPEEIAYVNKWIDAEQLLRLAEPLAKTGYGQYLQNLIKQGYVG, from the coding sequence ATGACGACCAAGGGCATCATTCTCGCCGGCGGTTCCGGCACCCGGCTCTATCCGATCACCAAAGCGGTCAGCAAGCAGCTGCTGCCGGTGTATGACAAGCCGATGATCTATTACCCGCTGGCGACCCTGATGCTGGCCGGCATCCGGGATGTCCTGGTGATCAACACCCCGCATGAGCAGGAGCTGTTCCAGCGCCTGCTAGGCGACGGAAGCCAGTGGGGCATCAACATCACCTACGCCGTGCAGCCCTCTCCGGATGGCCTCGCCCAGGCGTTCATCATCGGCAAGGACTTCATCGGCAACGATCCCAGCTGCCTGGTTCTGGGCGACAACATCTTCTACGGTGTCGGCCTGACCGAGCGCATGAAGCGTGCGGCCTCCCGCGAAAGCGGTGCCACCGTGTTCGGTTACTTTGTGAAGGACCCGGAACGCTATGGCGTGGCCGAATTCGATGCGAACGGCAAGGTCATTGGCCTGGAAGAGAAGCCGGTCAAGCCCAAGTCGAGCTATGCCGTCACCGGTCTGTATTTCTACGACAACCGGGCGGTCGACTATGCAGCCAATCTCAGGCCTTCGCCGCGCGGCGAGCTGGAGATCACCGACCTCAATCGTTGCTACCTCGACGACCAGTCGCTGCACCTCGAGCAGCTCGGACGTGGCTATGCGTGGCTGGACACGGGCACGCACGAGTCGTTGATGGAGGCTGGCGAATACATCCAGACGATCGAAAACCGCCAGGGCCTCAAGGTCTGCTGCCCGGAAGAGATCGCCTACGTCAACAAGTGGATCGACGCCGAGCAACTGCTCAGGCTCGCCGAGCCCCTCGCCAAGACCGGCTACGGCCAGTACCTCCAGAATCTGATCAAGCAAGGCTACGTCGGATGA
- the rfbB gene encoding dTDP-glucose 4,6-dehydratase has protein sequence MKTLLVTGGAGFIGANFVLQAVAAGDRVINLDKLTYAGNLRTLTSLEGDERHVFVHGDIGDRDLIARLLAEHRPDAVVNFAAESHVDRSIDGPAAFIETNVVGTLGLLESTRDYWRGLDEAAGKAFRFLHVSTDEVYGSLGAEGFFTETTPYAPNSPYSASKAASDHLVRAFHHTYGLPVLTTNCSNNYGPYQFPEKLIPLVIQKALAGEALPVYGDGLNVRDWLYVEDHCSAIRRVLDAGRIGETYNVGGNSERANIAVVKTICAILDEVAPLADGKPHEGLITFVRDRPGHDRRYAIDASKLKDELGWTPEHTFESGIRATVQWYLDNRPWVQGILDGSYQLERLGS, from the coding sequence ATGAAAACTCTTCTTGTTACGGGCGGCGCCGGCTTTATCGGCGCCAATTTCGTGCTCCAGGCCGTGGCCGCAGGCGACCGCGTCATCAATCTCGACAAGCTGACGTATGCCGGGAATCTCCGAACACTCACCTCCCTGGAGGGAGACGAACGCCACGTCTTCGTTCACGGCGACATCGGCGACCGCGACCTGATCGCCCGCCTGCTGGCTGAACACCGCCCCGATGCGGTCGTCAACTTCGCCGCTGAAAGCCACGTCGACCGCTCCATCGACGGCCCGGCCGCCTTCATCGAAACCAACGTGGTCGGTACTCTGGGCCTGCTCGAATCCACCCGCGACTATTGGCGCGGACTGGACGAAGCCGCCGGCAAGGCATTCCGCTTCCTCCACGTGTCGACCGATGAGGTCTACGGCTCGCTCGGCGCGGAAGGGTTCTTCACGGAAACCACGCCATACGCACCGAATTCGCCCTACTCCGCCTCGAAGGCCGCGTCCGACCACCTGGTCCGCGCCTTCCACCACACGTACGGCCTGCCGGTCTTGACGACCAACTGCTCCAACAACTACGGCCCCTACCAGTTCCCGGAGAAGCTCATTCCGCTGGTCATTCAGAAGGCGCTGGCCGGTGAGGCCCTGCCTGTCTACGGCGATGGCCTCAACGTTCGCGACTGGCTTTACGTAGAAGATCACTGCAGCGCCATCCGTCGTGTCCTCGACGCGGGCCGCATAGGTGAGACATACAACGTCGGCGGCAACTCCGAGCGCGCGAACATCGCGGTCGTGAAGACCATCTGCGCGATCCTTGACGAGGTCGCCCCGCTGGCCGACGGCAAGCCGCATGAGGGCCTCATCACCTTTGTCCGGGACCGCCCGGGCCACGACCGTCGCTACGCGATTGATGCGAGCAAGCTGAAGGACGAACTCGGCTGGACGCCGGAACACACGTTCGAATCGGGCATCCGCGCCACGGTGCAGTGGTATCTCGATAACCGGCCGTGGGTCCAGGGCATCCTCGACGGCAGCTACCAGCTGGAGCGACTCGGCTCATGA